The Benincasa hispida cultivar B227 chromosome 9, ASM972705v1, whole genome shotgun sequence genome has a segment encoding these proteins:
- the LOC120086130 gene encoding MMS19 nucleotide excision repair protein homolog isoform X1 → MAELSKLTQYIESFVDVSRTPSQQATSLEAITSLAKNNVLTIETLVREMGMYLTITDNIIRGRGILLLGELLACLASKPLDGATIHSLIAFFTERLADWKALRGALVGCLALMRRKSNVGTISQNDAKSVAQSYFQNLQVQSLGQHDRKLSFELLACLLEHYPDAVVSLGDDLVYGICEAIDGEKDPHCLMLTFHIVELVAKLFPDPSGTLASSSSDLFEFLGCYFPIHFTHGKEEDVDVRRNDLSQALMRAFSSTPLFEPFAIPLLLEKLSSSLPLAKIDSLKYLSDCSLNYGADRMKKHSEAIWSSVKEIIFTSIGQPSLSINIESLNSPSFQENEITTEALILLQKMVVESNEFFLRLIIDDEDIKDIFNILNIYTCYNDFPLQSRQRLNAVGHILYKSANASVASCDHVFESFFPRLLDFVGISVGRSHNNKVSPSRNFNFGALYLCIELLAACRDLIASSDEPTCSVKEKSYCMLQTSSCSLVQLLSSTFSGIVKKDLHDTEEFYCAVKGLRNLSTFPVGSSPVSRVIFEDILLEFMSFITVNFKFGSLWNHALKALQHIGSFVDKYHGSVESQSYMHIVVEKIASMFCPHDEALPLMLKLEMAFDIGRTGGSYMLKIVLGIEDAIFFHLSEVYVYGNAKSVEILLSLLACYSNKVLPWFDEAGDFEEVILQFALNIWDQIEKCSTLSTLMDKVLLDATMLALKLSVRSCSKESQNVIIQKAFNVLLTSSFSPLKLALSTTIPVQMEDLQLLQQKDNPLSRDEWIFSLFASVIIALRPQIHVPDVRLVMHLLMLSITRGCVLAAQALGSMINKLSMKSDKVEDSSYVSLEEAMDIIFKTEFRCFHNESAGDGSEMRMFLTDLCSSIEKSSSLQVHAVVGLSWIGKGLLLCGHEKVRDITMVFLQCLVSKSRTDASPLQQFILEKDNQTNLDFAVMEVAADAFHILMSDSEACLNRKFHAIVRPLYKQRFFSTMMPIFQTLVSKSDTSLSRYMLYQAFAHVISDTPLSAVLSDAKKLIPMLLDGLLTLSVNIINKDVVYSLLLVLSGILMGRNGQEAVTENAHKIVDCLAGLTAFSHMMLVRETAIQCLVAVSELPHARIYPMRRQVLHAISKALDDPKRAVRQEAVRCRQAWASIASRSLHF, encoded by the exons GCAGATTGGAAAGCTTTACGAGGTGCCCTTGTTGGTTGCTTGGCACTGATGAGGAGGAAATCAAATGTTGGGACAATTTCTCAGAATGATGCGAAATCTGTTGCCCagtcttattttcaaaatcttcaagTACAGTCCTTGGGACAGCACGATCGAAAG CTGAGTTTTGAACTTCTGGCGTGCCTTTTGGAACATTATCCTGATGCAGTTGTTTCACTG GGTGATGATCTTGTATATGGAATCTGTGAAGCCATTGACGGTGAAAAAGATCCACACTGCTTAATGCTTACTTTTCACATCGTTGAGCTTGTAGCAAAGCTATTCCCAGATCCATCTGGAACACTTGCAAGTAGTTCTAGCGATCTTTTTGAATTCCTGGGTTGCTATTTCCCAATCCATTTTACACAT GGAAAAGAGGAGGATGTAGATGTAAGAAGGAATGATCTTTCGCAGGCTCTTATG AGGGCCTTCTCATCTACCCCTCTCTTTGAGCCATTTGCAATTCCTTTACTTCTTGAGAAACTTTCATCTTCATTGCCATTAGCAAAG ATCGATTCTTTGAAGTATCTAAGTGATTGCAGCTTAAATTATGGGGCAGATAGAATGAAAAAGCATAGTGAAGCTATCTGGTCTTCGGTAAAGGAGATCATATTTACTTCAATAGGACAGCCTTCTTTGTCCATTAACATAGAATCGTTAAATAGTCCTAGCTTTCaagagaatgaaataacaaCAGAAGCTCTAATACTCCTGCAGAAGATGGTTGTGGAGAGTAATGAATTTTTCTTAAGATTAATTATCGATGATGAAGATATAAAGGATATTTTCAACATCCTAAATATTTATACTTGTTACAACGACTTCCCTCTGCAAAGCAGGCAGAGACTGAATGCAGTGGGCCATATCCTTTACAAGTCAGCAAATGCATCTGTTGCTTCCTGTGATCATGTGTTTGAAAGTTTCTTCCCTCGTTTGCTGGATTTTGTGGGGATTTCTGTGGGTCGGTCTCACAATAACAAAGTTTCTCCCTCAAGGAATTTTAACTTTGGAGCCCTCTATCTCTGTATTGAACTTCTTGCAGCTTGCAGAGACTTGATCGCAAGCTCTGATGAACCCACATGCTCTGTTAAAGAGAAATCATACTGCATGCTTCAAACTTCTTCATGTTCACTGGTTCAGCTCCTCAGTTCTACCTTTTCAGGAATTGTTAAAAAAGATCTGCATGATACTGAAGAATTCTACTGTGCAG TAAAAGGCTTGCGGAATTTGTCCACGTTCCCTGTGGGCTCTTCACCAGTATCAAGAGTCATATTTGAGGATATTTTGTTGGAGTTCATGTCATTTATAACAGTGAACTTCAAATTTGGATCGTTGtggaatcatgccttgaaggcattACAGCATATTGGTTCATTTGTTGACAAATATCATGGGTCTGTGGAATCACAAAGTTACATGCATATAGTTGTTGAAAAGATTGCATCGATGTTCTGTCCTCATGATGAGGCCTTGCCACTGATGCTTAAACTTGAGATGGCATTTGACATTGGTAGAACTGGGGGAAGTTATATGCTGAAAATTGTTCTGGGGATTGAAGACGCAATATTCTTCCATTTATCCGAGGTTTAT GTCTATGGCAATGCAAAATCAGTCGAGATTCTATTGTCCCTGTTGGCTTGCTACTCGAACAAAGTTCTGCCATG GTTTGATGAAGCTGGAGATTTTGAGGAAGTCATATTGCAATTTGCACTAAACATTTGGGATCAAATTGAAAAGTGTTCAACTTTGAGCACTTTGATGGATAAA GTGCTTCTAGATGCTACCATGCTGGCATTGAAACTCTCTGTTCGAAGTTGCTCAAAAGAGAGCCAGAATGTTATAATCCAAAAGGCATTCAATGTATTATTAACAAGCAGTTTTTCTCCTTTGAAACTAGCATTATCTACTACAATACCAGTTCAGATGGAGGACTTACAACTTCTGCAGCAGAAAGATAATCCTCTTTCTAGAGATGAATGGATTTTTTCATTATTTGCGTCAGTCATAATAGCACTTCGTCCACAAATACATGTTCCAGATGTGAGATTAGTAATGCATTTGCTTATGTTATCCATCACCAGGGGCTGTGTACTAGCTGCACAGGCACTGGGTTCTATGATCAATAAATTGAGCATGAAATCTGATAAAGTAGAAGACTCAAGTTATGTTTCCTTGGAAGAAGCTATGGACATTATTTTCAAAACAGAATTTAGGTGCTTCCATAATGAAAGTGCTGGTGATGGCAGTGAAATGAGAATGTTTCTCACTGATTTATGCTCTAGCATTGAAAAAAGCTCTTCTCTTCAAGTACATGCTGTGGTTGGATTATCATGGATTGGAAAAGGCTTGCTCCTTTGCGGTCATGAAAAGGTCCGAGATATAACCATGGTTTTCTTGCAGTGCTTAGTGTCAAAAAGCAGAACAGATGCCTCACCCTTGCAGCAGTTTATACTGGAAAAAGATAACCAAACAAACTTAGACTTTGCAGTAATGGAAGTTGCAGCAGATGCATTTCACATTCTTATGAGTGATTCTGAAGCTTGTTTGAACCGAAAATTCCATGCAATAGTACGGCCACTTTATAAGCAGCGTTTTTTCTCCACCATGATGCCCATTTTCCAGACTCTAGTAAGCAAATCAGATACGTCACTTTCTAG ATATATGTTGTACCAGGCATTTGCACACGTTATATCTGATACTCCACTAAGTGCTGTATTGAGTGATGCAAAGAAG CTTATTCCTATGCTTTTGGATGGGTTGTTAACATTAAGTGTGAACATCATAAATAAGGATGTGGTTTATAGCCTCCTCCTTGTTTTGTCTGGGATATTGATGGGTAGAAATG GACAAGAAGCTGTCACAGAGAATGCACATAAAATTGTTGACTGCCTTGCTGGACTTACTGCCTTCTCTCATATGATG CTTGTACGAGAAACTGCAATTCAGTGCCTAGTCGCTGTGTCTGAACTGCCCCATGCAAGGATATACCCCATGAGGAGACAG GTTCTGCACGCAATATCGAAAGCTCTTGATGATCCCAAGAGAGCTGTTCGACAGGAAGCTGTCAGATGTCGACAAGCATG GGCATCAATTGCATCAAGAAGTCTTCATTTCTAA
- the LOC120086130 gene encoding MMS19 nucleotide excision repair protein homolog isoform X3 — translation MSCIKASGWCNNTQPNSILHRETDWKALRGALVGCLALMRRKSNVGTISQNDAKSVAQSYFQNLQVQSLGQHDRKLSFELLACLLEHYPDAVVSLGDDLVYGICEAIDGEKDPHCLMLTFHIVELVAKLFPDPSGTLASSSSDLFEFLGCYFPIHFTHGKEEDVDVRRNDLSQALMRAFSSTPLFEPFAIPLLLEKLSSSLPLAKIDSLKYLSDCSLNYGADRMKKHSEAIWSSVKEIIFTSIGQPSLSINIESLNSPSFQENEITTEALILLQKMVVESNEFFLRLIIDDEDIKDIFNILNIYTCYNDFPLQSRQRLNAVGHILYKSANASVASCDHVFESFFPRLLDFVGISVGRSHNNKVSPSRNFNFGALYLCIELLAACRDLIASSDEPTCSVKEKSYCMLQTSSCSLVQLLSSTFSGIVKKDLHDTEEFYCAVKGLRNLSTFPVGSSPVSRVIFEDILLEFMSFITVNFKFGSLWNHALKALQHIGSFVDKYHGSVESQSYMHIVVEKIASMFCPHDEALPLMLKLEMAFDIGRTGGSYMLKIVLGIEDAIFFHLSEVYVYGNAKSVEILLSLLACYSNKVLPWFDEAGDFEEVILQFALNIWDQIEKCSTLSTLMDKVLLDATMLALKLSVRSCSKESQNVIIQKAFNVLLTSSFSPLKLALSTTIPVQMEDLQLLQQKDNPLSRDEWIFSLFASVIIALRPQIHVPDVRLVMHLLMLSITRGCVLAAQALGSMINKLSMKSDKVEDSSYVSLEEAMDIIFKTEFRCFHNESAGDGSEMRMFLTDLCSSIEKSSSLQVHAVVGLSWIGKGLLLCGHEKVRDITMVFLQCLVSKSRTDASPLQQFILEKDNQTNLDFAVMEVAADAFHILMSDSEACLNRKFHAIVRPLYKQRFFSTMMPIFQTLVSKSDTSLSRYMLYQAFAHVISDTPLSAVLSDAKKLIPMLLDGLLTLSVNIINKDVVYSLLLVLSGILMGRNGQEAVTENAHKIVDCLAGLTAFSHMMLVRETAIQCLVAVSELPHARIYPMRRQVLHAISKALDDPKRAVRQEAVRCRQAWASIASRSLHF, via the exons ATTGGAAAGCTTTACGAGGTGCCCTTGTTGGTTGCTTGGCACTGATGAGGAGGAAATCAAATGTTGGGACAATTTCTCAGAATGATGCGAAATCTGTTGCCCagtcttattttcaaaatcttcaagTACAGTCCTTGGGACAGCACGATCGAAAG CTGAGTTTTGAACTTCTGGCGTGCCTTTTGGAACATTATCCTGATGCAGTTGTTTCACTG GGTGATGATCTTGTATATGGAATCTGTGAAGCCATTGACGGTGAAAAAGATCCACACTGCTTAATGCTTACTTTTCACATCGTTGAGCTTGTAGCAAAGCTATTCCCAGATCCATCTGGAACACTTGCAAGTAGTTCTAGCGATCTTTTTGAATTCCTGGGTTGCTATTTCCCAATCCATTTTACACAT GGAAAAGAGGAGGATGTAGATGTAAGAAGGAATGATCTTTCGCAGGCTCTTATG AGGGCCTTCTCATCTACCCCTCTCTTTGAGCCATTTGCAATTCCTTTACTTCTTGAGAAACTTTCATCTTCATTGCCATTAGCAAAG ATCGATTCTTTGAAGTATCTAAGTGATTGCAGCTTAAATTATGGGGCAGATAGAATGAAAAAGCATAGTGAAGCTATCTGGTCTTCGGTAAAGGAGATCATATTTACTTCAATAGGACAGCCTTCTTTGTCCATTAACATAGAATCGTTAAATAGTCCTAGCTTTCaagagaatgaaataacaaCAGAAGCTCTAATACTCCTGCAGAAGATGGTTGTGGAGAGTAATGAATTTTTCTTAAGATTAATTATCGATGATGAAGATATAAAGGATATTTTCAACATCCTAAATATTTATACTTGTTACAACGACTTCCCTCTGCAAAGCAGGCAGAGACTGAATGCAGTGGGCCATATCCTTTACAAGTCAGCAAATGCATCTGTTGCTTCCTGTGATCATGTGTTTGAAAGTTTCTTCCCTCGTTTGCTGGATTTTGTGGGGATTTCTGTGGGTCGGTCTCACAATAACAAAGTTTCTCCCTCAAGGAATTTTAACTTTGGAGCCCTCTATCTCTGTATTGAACTTCTTGCAGCTTGCAGAGACTTGATCGCAAGCTCTGATGAACCCACATGCTCTGTTAAAGAGAAATCATACTGCATGCTTCAAACTTCTTCATGTTCACTGGTTCAGCTCCTCAGTTCTACCTTTTCAGGAATTGTTAAAAAAGATCTGCATGATACTGAAGAATTCTACTGTGCAG TAAAAGGCTTGCGGAATTTGTCCACGTTCCCTGTGGGCTCTTCACCAGTATCAAGAGTCATATTTGAGGATATTTTGTTGGAGTTCATGTCATTTATAACAGTGAACTTCAAATTTGGATCGTTGtggaatcatgccttgaaggcattACAGCATATTGGTTCATTTGTTGACAAATATCATGGGTCTGTGGAATCACAAAGTTACATGCATATAGTTGTTGAAAAGATTGCATCGATGTTCTGTCCTCATGATGAGGCCTTGCCACTGATGCTTAAACTTGAGATGGCATTTGACATTGGTAGAACTGGGGGAAGTTATATGCTGAAAATTGTTCTGGGGATTGAAGACGCAATATTCTTCCATTTATCCGAGGTTTAT GTCTATGGCAATGCAAAATCAGTCGAGATTCTATTGTCCCTGTTGGCTTGCTACTCGAACAAAGTTCTGCCATG GTTTGATGAAGCTGGAGATTTTGAGGAAGTCATATTGCAATTTGCACTAAACATTTGGGATCAAATTGAAAAGTGTTCAACTTTGAGCACTTTGATGGATAAA GTGCTTCTAGATGCTACCATGCTGGCATTGAAACTCTCTGTTCGAAGTTGCTCAAAAGAGAGCCAGAATGTTATAATCCAAAAGGCATTCAATGTATTATTAACAAGCAGTTTTTCTCCTTTGAAACTAGCATTATCTACTACAATACCAGTTCAGATGGAGGACTTACAACTTCTGCAGCAGAAAGATAATCCTCTTTCTAGAGATGAATGGATTTTTTCATTATTTGCGTCAGTCATAATAGCACTTCGTCCACAAATACATGTTCCAGATGTGAGATTAGTAATGCATTTGCTTATGTTATCCATCACCAGGGGCTGTGTACTAGCTGCACAGGCACTGGGTTCTATGATCAATAAATTGAGCATGAAATCTGATAAAGTAGAAGACTCAAGTTATGTTTCCTTGGAAGAAGCTATGGACATTATTTTCAAAACAGAATTTAGGTGCTTCCATAATGAAAGTGCTGGTGATGGCAGTGAAATGAGAATGTTTCTCACTGATTTATGCTCTAGCATTGAAAAAAGCTCTTCTCTTCAAGTACATGCTGTGGTTGGATTATCATGGATTGGAAAAGGCTTGCTCCTTTGCGGTCATGAAAAGGTCCGAGATATAACCATGGTTTTCTTGCAGTGCTTAGTGTCAAAAAGCAGAACAGATGCCTCACCCTTGCAGCAGTTTATACTGGAAAAAGATAACCAAACAAACTTAGACTTTGCAGTAATGGAAGTTGCAGCAGATGCATTTCACATTCTTATGAGTGATTCTGAAGCTTGTTTGAACCGAAAATTCCATGCAATAGTACGGCCACTTTATAAGCAGCGTTTTTTCTCCACCATGATGCCCATTTTCCAGACTCTAGTAAGCAAATCAGATACGTCACTTTCTAG ATATATGTTGTACCAGGCATTTGCACACGTTATATCTGATACTCCACTAAGTGCTGTATTGAGTGATGCAAAGAAG CTTATTCCTATGCTTTTGGATGGGTTGTTAACATTAAGTGTGAACATCATAAATAAGGATGTGGTTTATAGCCTCCTCCTTGTTTTGTCTGGGATATTGATGGGTAGAAATG GACAAGAAGCTGTCACAGAGAATGCACATAAAATTGTTGACTGCCTTGCTGGACTTACTGCCTTCTCTCATATGATG CTTGTACGAGAAACTGCAATTCAGTGCCTAGTCGCTGTGTCTGAACTGCCCCATGCAAGGATATACCCCATGAGGAGACAG GTTCTGCACGCAATATCGAAAGCTCTTGATGATCCCAAGAGAGCTGTTCGACAGGAAGCTGTCAGATGTCGACAAGCATG GGCATCAATTGCATCAAGAAGTCTTCATTTCTAA
- the LOC120086130 gene encoding MMS19 nucleotide excision repair protein homolog isoform X2, which produces MGMYLTITDNIIRGRGILLLGELLACLASKPLDGATIHSLIAFFTERLADWKALRGALVGCLALMRRKSNVGTISQNDAKSVAQSYFQNLQVQSLGQHDRKLSFELLACLLEHYPDAVVSLGDDLVYGICEAIDGEKDPHCLMLTFHIVELVAKLFPDPSGTLASSSSDLFEFLGCYFPIHFTHGKEEDVDVRRNDLSQALMRAFSSTPLFEPFAIPLLLEKLSSSLPLAKIDSLKYLSDCSLNYGADRMKKHSEAIWSSVKEIIFTSIGQPSLSINIESLNSPSFQENEITTEALILLQKMVVESNEFFLRLIIDDEDIKDIFNILNIYTCYNDFPLQSRQRLNAVGHILYKSANASVASCDHVFESFFPRLLDFVGISVGRSHNNKVSPSRNFNFGALYLCIELLAACRDLIASSDEPTCSVKEKSYCMLQTSSCSLVQLLSSTFSGIVKKDLHDTEEFYCAVKGLRNLSTFPVGSSPVSRVIFEDILLEFMSFITVNFKFGSLWNHALKALQHIGSFVDKYHGSVESQSYMHIVVEKIASMFCPHDEALPLMLKLEMAFDIGRTGGSYMLKIVLGIEDAIFFHLSEVYVYGNAKSVEILLSLLACYSNKVLPWFDEAGDFEEVILQFALNIWDQIEKCSTLSTLMDKVLLDATMLALKLSVRSCSKESQNVIIQKAFNVLLTSSFSPLKLALSTTIPVQMEDLQLLQQKDNPLSRDEWIFSLFASVIIALRPQIHVPDVRLVMHLLMLSITRGCVLAAQALGSMINKLSMKSDKVEDSSYVSLEEAMDIIFKTEFRCFHNESAGDGSEMRMFLTDLCSSIEKSSSLQVHAVVGLSWIGKGLLLCGHEKVRDITMVFLQCLVSKSRTDASPLQQFILEKDNQTNLDFAVMEVAADAFHILMSDSEACLNRKFHAIVRPLYKQRFFSTMMPIFQTLVSKSDTSLSRYMLYQAFAHVISDTPLSAVLSDAKKLIPMLLDGLLTLSVNIINKDVVYSLLLVLSGILMGRNGQEAVTENAHKIVDCLAGLTAFSHMMLVRETAIQCLVAVSELPHARIYPMRRQVLHAISKALDDPKRAVRQEAVRCRQAWASIASRSLHF; this is translated from the exons GCAGATTGGAAAGCTTTACGAGGTGCCCTTGTTGGTTGCTTGGCACTGATGAGGAGGAAATCAAATGTTGGGACAATTTCTCAGAATGATGCGAAATCTGTTGCCCagtcttattttcaaaatcttcaagTACAGTCCTTGGGACAGCACGATCGAAAG CTGAGTTTTGAACTTCTGGCGTGCCTTTTGGAACATTATCCTGATGCAGTTGTTTCACTG GGTGATGATCTTGTATATGGAATCTGTGAAGCCATTGACGGTGAAAAAGATCCACACTGCTTAATGCTTACTTTTCACATCGTTGAGCTTGTAGCAAAGCTATTCCCAGATCCATCTGGAACACTTGCAAGTAGTTCTAGCGATCTTTTTGAATTCCTGGGTTGCTATTTCCCAATCCATTTTACACAT GGAAAAGAGGAGGATGTAGATGTAAGAAGGAATGATCTTTCGCAGGCTCTTATG AGGGCCTTCTCATCTACCCCTCTCTTTGAGCCATTTGCAATTCCTTTACTTCTTGAGAAACTTTCATCTTCATTGCCATTAGCAAAG ATCGATTCTTTGAAGTATCTAAGTGATTGCAGCTTAAATTATGGGGCAGATAGAATGAAAAAGCATAGTGAAGCTATCTGGTCTTCGGTAAAGGAGATCATATTTACTTCAATAGGACAGCCTTCTTTGTCCATTAACATAGAATCGTTAAATAGTCCTAGCTTTCaagagaatgaaataacaaCAGAAGCTCTAATACTCCTGCAGAAGATGGTTGTGGAGAGTAATGAATTTTTCTTAAGATTAATTATCGATGATGAAGATATAAAGGATATTTTCAACATCCTAAATATTTATACTTGTTACAACGACTTCCCTCTGCAAAGCAGGCAGAGACTGAATGCAGTGGGCCATATCCTTTACAAGTCAGCAAATGCATCTGTTGCTTCCTGTGATCATGTGTTTGAAAGTTTCTTCCCTCGTTTGCTGGATTTTGTGGGGATTTCTGTGGGTCGGTCTCACAATAACAAAGTTTCTCCCTCAAGGAATTTTAACTTTGGAGCCCTCTATCTCTGTATTGAACTTCTTGCAGCTTGCAGAGACTTGATCGCAAGCTCTGATGAACCCACATGCTCTGTTAAAGAGAAATCATACTGCATGCTTCAAACTTCTTCATGTTCACTGGTTCAGCTCCTCAGTTCTACCTTTTCAGGAATTGTTAAAAAAGATCTGCATGATACTGAAGAATTCTACTGTGCAG TAAAAGGCTTGCGGAATTTGTCCACGTTCCCTGTGGGCTCTTCACCAGTATCAAGAGTCATATTTGAGGATATTTTGTTGGAGTTCATGTCATTTATAACAGTGAACTTCAAATTTGGATCGTTGtggaatcatgccttgaaggcattACAGCATATTGGTTCATTTGTTGACAAATATCATGGGTCTGTGGAATCACAAAGTTACATGCATATAGTTGTTGAAAAGATTGCATCGATGTTCTGTCCTCATGATGAGGCCTTGCCACTGATGCTTAAACTTGAGATGGCATTTGACATTGGTAGAACTGGGGGAAGTTATATGCTGAAAATTGTTCTGGGGATTGAAGACGCAATATTCTTCCATTTATCCGAGGTTTAT GTCTATGGCAATGCAAAATCAGTCGAGATTCTATTGTCCCTGTTGGCTTGCTACTCGAACAAAGTTCTGCCATG GTTTGATGAAGCTGGAGATTTTGAGGAAGTCATATTGCAATTTGCACTAAACATTTGGGATCAAATTGAAAAGTGTTCAACTTTGAGCACTTTGATGGATAAA GTGCTTCTAGATGCTACCATGCTGGCATTGAAACTCTCTGTTCGAAGTTGCTCAAAAGAGAGCCAGAATGTTATAATCCAAAAGGCATTCAATGTATTATTAACAAGCAGTTTTTCTCCTTTGAAACTAGCATTATCTACTACAATACCAGTTCAGATGGAGGACTTACAACTTCTGCAGCAGAAAGATAATCCTCTTTCTAGAGATGAATGGATTTTTTCATTATTTGCGTCAGTCATAATAGCACTTCGTCCACAAATACATGTTCCAGATGTGAGATTAGTAATGCATTTGCTTATGTTATCCATCACCAGGGGCTGTGTACTAGCTGCACAGGCACTGGGTTCTATGATCAATAAATTGAGCATGAAATCTGATAAAGTAGAAGACTCAAGTTATGTTTCCTTGGAAGAAGCTATGGACATTATTTTCAAAACAGAATTTAGGTGCTTCCATAATGAAAGTGCTGGTGATGGCAGTGAAATGAGAATGTTTCTCACTGATTTATGCTCTAGCATTGAAAAAAGCTCTTCTCTTCAAGTACATGCTGTGGTTGGATTATCATGGATTGGAAAAGGCTTGCTCCTTTGCGGTCATGAAAAGGTCCGAGATATAACCATGGTTTTCTTGCAGTGCTTAGTGTCAAAAAGCAGAACAGATGCCTCACCCTTGCAGCAGTTTATACTGGAAAAAGATAACCAAACAAACTTAGACTTTGCAGTAATGGAAGTTGCAGCAGATGCATTTCACATTCTTATGAGTGATTCTGAAGCTTGTTTGAACCGAAAATTCCATGCAATAGTACGGCCACTTTATAAGCAGCGTTTTTTCTCCACCATGATGCCCATTTTCCAGACTCTAGTAAGCAAATCAGATACGTCACTTTCTAG ATATATGTTGTACCAGGCATTTGCACACGTTATATCTGATACTCCACTAAGTGCTGTATTGAGTGATGCAAAGAAG CTTATTCCTATGCTTTTGGATGGGTTGTTAACATTAAGTGTGAACATCATAAATAAGGATGTGGTTTATAGCCTCCTCCTTGTTTTGTCTGGGATATTGATGGGTAGAAATG GACAAGAAGCTGTCACAGAGAATGCACATAAAATTGTTGACTGCCTTGCTGGACTTACTGCCTTCTCTCATATGATG CTTGTACGAGAAACTGCAATTCAGTGCCTAGTCGCTGTGTCTGAACTGCCCCATGCAAGGATATACCCCATGAGGAGACAG GTTCTGCACGCAATATCGAAAGCTCTTGATGATCCCAAGAGAGCTGTTCGACAGGAAGCTGTCAGATGTCGACAAGCATG GGCATCAATTGCATCAAGAAGTCTTCATTTCTAA